The proteins below come from a single Hyalangium gracile genomic window:
- a CDS encoding helix-turn-helix domain-containing protein produces MYRRIQALLLVAEGRTLAEAAEVTGMSRPAVYFWLERYLQSRRVEALRDAPRSGRPPVAARITAELIFQELSCPPSDWGYSTHTWTVALLAAHLERCYGCAIHPDTLRRRMRAMGLRWKRPRYVYSRKAPHLPQKKQPSFAA; encoded by the coding sequence GTGTACCGACGCATCCAGGCTCTGCTGCTTGTGGCCGAGGGCCGCACGTTGGCCGAAGCCGCTGAGGTGACCGGGATGAGCCGACCTGCGGTGTACTTCTGGCTCGAGAGGTACTTGCAGTCACGGCGAGTCGAGGCGCTGCGAGATGCGCCTCGCAGCGGACGTCCTCCGGTAGCAGCCCGCATCACCGCCGAACTCATCTTCCAAGAACTCAGCTGTCCACCTTCGGACTGGGGCTACTCGACCCACACATGGACGGTGGCACTGCTGGCCGCCCACTTGGAGCGGTGCTACGGGTGCGCCATCCATCCCGATACCCTGCGTCGAAGAATGCGGGCCATGGGGTTACGCTGGAAGCGCCCACGCTACGTGTATTCGCGCAAGGCGCCCCACCTGCCCCAAAAAAAGCAGCCCTCGTTCGCCGCCTGA